GGGACGACGACGCGACGTGATGGTCATGAACCCGTCAAGGCCATCCGATTATCGAGAGCCGTTCACCGCTGCCACAAGGCACACTTTTCGGCCAAGCTCACCACGGCGGTTCCCGCTCCCCCCGGACGCCCCCGGCCTACAGTGGAGAGCGGCCGGGGGCGGGGGCCCTCGGCCGGAGCGGATGGGGGTACGGACGTGAGCAACGGCAGTCCGGGCGCACCGGTCGTCCACGGCTTTCCGCATCTGGACACGGTCCGGTCCGCGATCACCGCGCTGTACCGGCGGCTCTCCCCGGACGGCGTCCACACCTACGGCGCCAGCCTGGTCCCCGCCGATGCCGCTTTCTCCGACGCGGACGATCTCCACCTCGGCACCCAGCGGGTGGCACGGGCCCTGGTCCAGCACCTCCGTCTGCCCGACGCCCGCATGATCGTCGGCTTCCGCGCGATGGAGCACGCGGCGAGCGTGGAACTGACCGCGGGCCCCGAATACTTCATCGAACTGAACGACCGGTTCCGCACCCACCGCAGGGACATCGGCGCGGCGCTCGCCCACGAGATCACCCATGTCCTGCTGCACCGGCTGGACCTGGAGTTCCCCGGCACCCGGGACAACGAGATCCTCACCGACACCGTGACCGCCTATCTCGGCGCGGGCTGGCTGCTGCTGGACGCGTTCCGGGAGGACGCCGTGTCCCGGCAGAAGCTGGGCTATCTGACGCCGGAGGAGTTCGGGTACGTCCTGGCCAAGCGGGCGCTGGTCTTCGACGAGGACCCCTCGCCCTGGTTCACCAGCCCGCAGGCGTACACGGCGTACACCAAGGGGCGGGCGCACGCCCTAGACGATCTGCGCCGGCCCCCGCTGACGGCGGCCGGGTGGGCGGGACGGCGGCGGTACGCCAAGGACCGGCGGTACGCCCAGGACCACCCCGGAACGGGCGCGGACCCGAGCGTTCCCTACGCCTTCGACTCCGGCCGCGAGGGGCTGCGGGTCTCCTTCCCCTGCCCCACCTGCCACCAGCGCATCCGGCTCCCCGTCCGGGGCCGGACCGTCGCACGGTGCGGACTGTGTCGTACGCGACTGGAGTGCGACACCTGAGTGCCATTCCGGCCACCGTAGGGTCGAAGCATGACGAACGAGCCGATCAGGGATGAACCAAGCCTGTTCGATGCGCTGTACGGGGACCAGAACGCTGTCGTACGGGCGCTGCGCGCGGGTGCGCGGGCCGAGTCGAGTGACGAGGAGGGCACGACGGCGCTCTATCTGGCGGCGGTCCAGGACCTGCCGGAAGCGGTACGGCTCCTGCTCGCGGCGGGCGCCGATCCCGACCGGGTGAGCGGACCCGAGGCGGGCGACCTGCCGCTGTGCGGGGCGGCGTGCGGCGGGCACACCGAGGTGGTGGAGGCTCTGCTGGCCGCCGGGGCGCAGCCGGATCTGCGCGAGGAGTTCGGGTTCACGGCGCTGCGGTGGGCGGTGGGTCTCGGCCACGCCCCGACGGTGGAGGTGCTGCTCGCCGGGGGCGCGGACCCCTTGCTGCCCGGCCCCCAGGGCGAGCCGATGCTGGTCCTGGCGGCGCAGCGCGGCTCGCTGCGGACGGTGCGGGCGCTGCTGGAGCACGGAGCGGCGGCGCCGGGGCAGGAGGCGGTGGTCGGGGTGGCGCTGGAGGAGGCACGGCGGCTAGCCGGCCTCGACCAGGAGCAGGAGCTGCTGCGGCAGTTGGAGGAGGCGTACGGGACCGGCCTCGACGCGGTGGTCCGGCGGGACCTGGCCGACGGCGAGGAGACGGTGACCGTGGAGCTGCTGCGGGACGGGGAGCCGGCGGCGGGGGTGGACCGGCACACGGGGCACGCGGAGATCGCGGCGCTGCTGGAGGGGGTCGCGCGCGCCGGTGCGCCCGTTCCGCCCAGGTGAGGTCGCGCCCCGGACCTCGGGGCACTACGCCTGCCGCGCCTGCCACTCCGCCCGGGTGAGGACGTACTCCACCTCCCCGTGTTCCGAGCCCTCGATGGCGTCCGGCCAGTTCTCGGCGTAGGAGCGGAGGAAGGTCAGCCCCGCCTTCTCCATCACCCGCCGGGACCCGGCGTTGACGGCCATGGTGTTGGCGGTCACGCGCTCGGCCCCGAGGTCGGTGAACCCCTTGCGCACGAGGGCCAGCGCGCCCTCGGTGGCGTAACCACGGCCCCAGGCGGCCCGGTTGAGCCGGTAGCCGAGTTCGACGACGGTGCGGTCGTGGTCGTCGACGGGCCGGAGTTCGAACCCGCCGAGGAAGGTGCCGGTGGCCTTCTCCTCGGCGGCCCAGAACCCGCGGGTGCCGGTGCACGGGTGGTCGTGGAGGAGCCTGGGCAGGGTCCGCTCCCGGATGGACCCGGCGGTGGTGGGCCGGCCGCCGTTGATGTACCGCATGACCTCGGGGTCGTTGTCGAGGGCGAGCAGGTGGGGGGCGTCGGCGTTGGTGAACGGGCGCAGCACGAGCCGGTCGGTCTCCAGGAAGGTGCGGGGACTCTCCGGCACCTGGATGCGGAAGGTCAGGCCTTCCGGGCTCGACAGCCGCGCCAGGCCTTCGGAGACGGTGACGAACTCCCCGCCATGGGCACGGGCCCGGGCGGCGACACCTTCGAGGTCGTCCACGGCGAGGGCCGGCTCCCACTGCGGCGCGGTGCCGGTGGGAGCCTCGACGAACGAGGCCCGGGCGGGCGGAGCGCCGGTCGTCATCCCGGTGTAGAAGAGCCGGGCCCGCCCAGGGTCCTCGCAGGCCAGGACCGCGTGCTGGGGTACGGCCAGGGTCCCGTCCGGCGGCGACACCGGCCACCCCGCGAACCCCCGCGGCCGCCAGAGGGAGACGACCGCACCCACCGGGTCGACCAGGGTGGCGATCCGGCCCCGGTCCCCCGCGTCGAAGGGCGGTACGAGGATCTGCGCCCCGCGCTCCGCCGCCACGGCCGTACGGCGGTCCACGTCGTCGACCGCCAGGCAGGAGGCGACATGGGCGGGCAGCCCCGGCGGATGGACGGGCTGCGCGAGGTCGCTCAGGCCGCCGATGCGGTGGTCCCCCGCGGAGATCGTGACGGCCTTGCGCCGGTCGTCCTCGTCCACGGCGAAGTCCCAGCCGAGCACGGCGGAGAAGAAGTCCGCGGTGCCGGAGGGGTCATGGGTCTTGAGGTCCATCCAGCAGAACTCGTCCAGGGGGCCGTGCCGTGTCATCGTGCGCTCCTCGGTGTCCTGTGCTGGATATCGGGAGCGCGGGCGTCTCCGCAAGCGAGTTTCCGCGCCGCACAGCCCGGCCCGCGCGTCGCAGGGCATCGCCTACGGCGCCCCGTACACGCCCCGCGGAACCTCCGCGTCCGCCAGCAGCCGGCGTACGGTCTCCCCCGCATCGGCCGGGGACCTGCGGGCGCCCCGGTCGTCGGTGGGGCCCGGGCGCCAGCCCTCCATGACGGTGATGCGGCCCGCCTCGGCCTCGAAGACGCGGCCGGTCACCCCGTCACTGGCGGCGGAGCCGAGCCAGACGACGAGGGGCGAGACGTTCTCGGGGGCCATCGCGTCGAACTTCCCCTCCCCCGGGTCCGCCATCGTCGCGGCGAAGGTCTGCTCGGTCATCCGGGTCCGGGCGGCCGGGGCGAGGGCGTTGACGTGGACTCCGTACCGGCCCAGTTCGGCGGCCGCGACCAGGGTCAGGGCGACGATTCCGGCTTTGGCGGCCGCGTAGTTGCCCTGGCCGACGCTGCCGAGGAGGCCGGCGCCGGAGCTGGTGTTGATCACCCGGGCGACGGGCGTCCGGCCCGCCTTGGCCTCGGACCGCCAGAGCGCGGCGGCATGCTTGAGGGGCAGGAAGTGGCCCTTGAGGTGGACGCGCATCACCGCGTCCCAGGCGTCCTCGTCCAGGTTGACGAGCATCCGGTCGCGCAGGAAGCCCGCGTTGTTGACCAGGGTGTCGAGGCGGCCGAAGGCGTCCAGGGCGGTGGTGACCAGGGAGGCGGCGCCCTCGGTGGTGGCGATGTCACCGTCGTGGACGACCGCCTCCCCGCCCCCGGCCACGATCTCTTCGACCACCCGGCGGGCGGGCTCGGACGAGCCGCCGTCCCCGCCGGGCCCGACGCCCAGGTCGTTGACGACCACCGCGGCTCCTTCGGCGGCGAAGGCGAGCGCGTGGGCCCGGCCGAGGCCGCGTCCGGCGCCGGTGACGGCGACGACCCGGCCGACGCAGAGCCGTCCGGTGGTGGGTGGCGTCATCTCATCTCCCGTACGAGTCGGCCTGGTTGGCGGGTGGGGGTGCGACTGCTACCGTCCACCTAACAAATGTTTGGTGGAAAGGTAGCTGATCCTCCGATGACTGTCTCCACCGCGTCTCCCGCCGCCGGCATCCGCGTCGTCACCGTCGACCGGCCGCCCGTCAACGCGCTTCCCGTACAGGGCTGGTACGACCTGGCCGACGCCGTCCGGGCGGCGGGCCGCGACCCGGAGGTGCGGTGCGTCGTCCTGGCCGCCGCCGGGCGCGGCTTCAACGCCGGTGTCGACATCAAGGAGTTGCAGCGCGACCCGGGGAACACGGCTCTGATCGGCGTCAACCGGGGCTGTGCGGAGGCGTTCGAGGCGGTGTACGCGTGCGAGGTCCCGGTGGTCGCGGCGGTGCAGGGGTTCTGTCTCGGCGGCGGCATCGGCCTCGCCGGGAACGCCGACGCGATCGTGGCGGGCGAGGATGCCGTCTTCGGCCTCCCGGAGCTGGACCGGGGCGCGCTCGGGGCGGCGACGCATCTGGCCCGGCTGGTCCCGCAGCATCTGATGCGGACGCTCTACTACACCTCGCGCACGGTGACAGCGGCCGAGCTGCTGACCCACGGATCGGTCTGGCGGGTCGTGCCGGTAAGTGAACTCCTCGACGCCGCAGTCGAGTTGGCGGGGGAGATCGCCGGCAAGGACGGCCACCTGCTGCGACTGGCCAAGGCCGCGCTCAACGGCATCGACCCCGTCGACGTACGGCGCAGCTACCGCTACGAGCAGGGCTTCACCTTCGAGGCGAGCCTGGCGGGGACCGCCGACCGGGTCCGCTCCACCTTCGGCAAGGAGGCCTGAGGCATGACCCTGCCGCCCGCCGCACGCGACAAGTCCATGACGCCGGAGGAGGTCGTCGCCCGGCTGCGCAGCGGCATGACGATCGGCATCGGCGGCTGGGGGTCGCGCCGCAAACCCATGGCTCTGGTACGGGCGTTGCTCCGCTCGCCCGTCACCGATCTGACGGTGATCTCCTACGGCGGCCCGGACGTCGGGCTGCTGGCCGCCGCCGGGCGGATCGCCCGCCTGGTCACGGCGTTCGTGACCCTCGACTCCATCCCGCTGGAGCCGCACTACCGGGCGGCCCGGCAGCGCGCGGCGTTCGCGCTGACGGAGATCGACGAGGCGATGTTCATGTGGGGGCTGCACGCGGCCGCCAACCGGCTGCCGTTCCTGCCGGTGCGGGCAGGGCTCGGCTCGGACGTGATGCGGGTCAACCCCGGCCTGCGCACGGTGACTTCACCGTACGAGGACGGCGAGGAGTTCGTCGCGGTGCCGGCCCTGCGGATGGACGCGGCGCTGGTCCATCTGAACCGGGCGGACCGGCTGGGCAACGGCCAGTACCTCGGCCCCGACCCGTACTTCGACGATCTGTTCTGCGAGGCGGCGGACGAGGCGTACGTCTCCTGCGAACGCCTCGTGGAGACAGCCGAGTTGACTGAACGGTCCGGGGCGGCCCCGCAGACGCTCCTCGTCCGGCGGCACTCCGTCACCGGGGTCGTGGAGACCCCGGGCGGTGCGCACTTCACCTCCTGCGTCCCCGACCACCCGCGCGACGAGCCGTTCCAGAAGGCGTACGCGGCCGCCGCGGCGGACCCGGCGGCCTGGGCCGGGTTCAGCGCGCGCTTCCTCCCCCCGGACGGCGACGAGAAGAGCTACCAGCAGGCGGTCCGCACCTGGCACGAGGAGCAGCGATGAACCCACCCGGCACTCCGGCCGCGACCCGTGCCGAGTACTGCGTGATCGCCTGCGCGGAGGCCTGGCGCGGCGACGGCGAGGTACTGGCCAGTCCGATGGGCGCGATCCCCTCCGTCGGCGCGCGACTGGCCCGGCTGACCTTCGCCCCCGAGCTGCTGCTCACGGACGGCGAGGCGACGATCGTCGGCCCGGGCGGCGAGGCGGAGGGGTGGCTCCCCTACCGCGAGCACCTCACCCTGGTCACCGGCGGGCGGCGGCACGTGATGATGGGCGCGAGCCAGATCGACCGGTTCGGCAACCAGAACATCTCCTGCATCGGCGACTGGGAGCAGCCGGCCCGCCAGCTCCTGGGAGTGCGCGGAGCACCGGTCAACACCCTGAACAACCCGGTGAGTTACTGGATCCCCCGGCACTCGCCCCGGGTCTTCGTCGAACGGGTCGACATGGTCTGCGGGGTCGG
This DNA window, taken from Streptomyces griseus subsp. griseus, encodes the following:
- a CDS encoding ankyrin repeat domain-containing protein, yielding MTNEPIRDEPSLFDALYGDQNAVVRALRAGARAESSDEEGTTALYLAAVQDLPEAVRLLLAAGADPDRVSGPEAGDLPLCGAACGGHTEVVEALLAAGAQPDLREEFGFTALRWAVGLGHAPTVEVLLAGGADPLLPGPQGEPMLVLAAQRGSLRTVRALLEHGAAAPGQEAVVGVALEEARRLAGLDQEQELLRQLEEAYGTGLDAVVRRDLADGEETVTVELLRDGEPAAGVDRHTGHAEIAALLEGVARAGAPVPPR
- a CDS encoding GNAT family N-acetyltransferase, with amino-acid sequence MPESPRTFLETDRLVLRPFTNADAPHLLALDNDPEVMRYINGGRPTTAGSIRERTLPRLLHDHPCTGTRGFWAAEEKATGTFLGGFELRPVDDHDRTVVELGYRLNRAAWGRGYATEGALALVRKGFTDLGAERVTANTMAVNAGSRRVMEKAGLTFLRSYAENWPDAIEGSEHGEVEYVLTRAEWQARQA
- a CDS encoding SDR family oxidoreductase; the protein is MTPPTTGRLCVGRVVAVTGAGRGLGRAHALAFAAEGAAVVVNDLGVGPGGDGGSSEPARRVVEEIVAGGGEAVVHDGDIATTEGAASLVTTALDAFGRLDTLVNNAGFLRDRMLVNLDEDAWDAVMRVHLKGHFLPLKHAAALWRSEAKAGRTPVARVINTSSGAGLLGSVGQGNYAAAKAGIVALTLVAAAELGRYGVHVNALAPAARTRMTEQTFAATMADPGEGKFDAMAPENVSPLVVWLGSAASDGVTGRVFEAEAGRITVMEGWRPGPTDDRGARRSPADAGETVRRLLADAEVPRGVYGAP
- a CDS encoding enoyl-CoA hydratase family protein, translating into MTVSTASPAAGIRVVTVDRPPVNALPVQGWYDLADAVRAAGRDPEVRCVVLAAAGRGFNAGVDIKELQRDPGNTALIGVNRGCAEAFEAVYACEVPVVAAVQGFCLGGGIGLAGNADAIVAGEDAVFGLPELDRGALGAATHLARLVPQHLMRTLYYTSRTVTAAELLTHGSVWRVVPVSELLDAAVELAGEIAGKDGHLLRLAKAALNGIDPVDVRRSYRYEQGFTFEASLAGTADRVRSTFGKEA
- a CDS encoding CoA transferase subunit A, which encodes MTLPPAARDKSMTPEEVVARLRSGMTIGIGGWGSRRKPMALVRALLRSPVTDLTVISYGGPDVGLLAAAGRIARLVTAFVTLDSIPLEPHYRAARQRAAFALTEIDEAMFMWGLHAAANRLPFLPVRAGLGSDVMRVNPGLRTVTSPYEDGEEFVAVPALRMDAALVHLNRADRLGNGQYLGPDPYFDDLFCEAADEAYVSCERLVETAELTERSGAAPQTLLVRRHSVTGVVETPGGAHFTSCVPDHPRDEPFQKAYAAAAADPAAWAGFSARFLPPDGDEKSYQQAVRTWHEEQR
- a CDS encoding CoA-transferase subunit beta; its protein translation is MNPPGTPAATRAEYCVIACAEAWRGDGEVLASPMGAIPSVGARLARLTFAPELLLTDGEATIVGPGGEAEGWLPYREHLTLVTGGRRHVMMGASQIDRFGNQNISCIGDWEQPARQLLGVRGAPVNTLNNPVSYWIPRHSPRVFVERVDMVCGVGYDRAEAAGPSATRFHRIPRVVSDLGVFDFTTPDRSMRLASLHPGVTVDQVHEATGFPLTVPADVPYTRTPSPAELALIREVIDPSGTRNREVRP